Proteins encoded within one genomic window of Cellulomonas xiejunii:
- the trpS gene encoding tryptophan--tRNA ligase — MTQVLSTTQPATPSTAGGRIFSGMQPTSDSLQLGNYLGALTQWVALQDTHDAIYCVVDLHALTVGPDPQVLRERTRRTAAQYLAAGVDPQRSILFVQSHVPEHAELAWILSCHTGFGEAGRMTQFKDKSAKQGSEGTTVGLFTYPVLMAADILLYDTALVPVGEDQRQHLELTRDLAQRMNARFGQGTVVVPEPYIVSATAKIYDLQDPTSKMSKSAESPNGLIELLDDPKVVAKRIRSAVTDAEREIRFDPAAKPGVSNLLTIFSALSGRTVQSLEADYEGKGYGDLKKDLADVVVDFLTPFQERVRHYLADPTALDDVLADGAARARELATPTLERVYDRSGLLPARRVRA; from the coding sequence ATGACCCAGGTGCTGTCCACGACGCAGCCCGCCACGCCGTCGACCGCGGGCGGGCGCATCTTCTCGGGCATGCAGCCGACGTCGGACTCGCTCCAGCTCGGCAACTACCTGGGCGCGCTGACCCAGTGGGTCGCGCTGCAGGACACCCACGACGCGATCTACTGCGTCGTCGACCTGCACGCCCTCACCGTCGGACCGGATCCCCAGGTGCTGCGTGAGCGGACGCGCCGCACCGCCGCGCAGTACCTCGCCGCGGGGGTCGACCCTCAGCGCTCGATCCTGTTCGTCCAGTCGCACGTGCCGGAGCACGCCGAGCTCGCCTGGATCCTGTCCTGCCACACCGGCTTCGGTGAGGCCGGCCGCATGACGCAGTTCAAGGACAAGTCGGCCAAGCAGGGCTCCGAGGGCACGACCGTCGGCCTGTTCACGTACCCCGTGCTGATGGCAGCCGACATCCTGCTGTACGACACGGCGCTCGTCCCCGTCGGGGAGGACCAGCGGCAGCACCTGGAGCTGACGCGTGACCTCGCGCAGCGCATGAACGCGCGTTTCGGCCAGGGCACCGTCGTCGTCCCCGAGCCGTACATCGTCTCCGCGACGGCCAAGATCTACGACCTGCAGGACCCCACCTCCAAGATGAGCAAGTCCGCCGAGAGCCCCAACGGGCTCATCGAGCTGCTCGACGACCCGAAGGTCGTCGCCAAGCGCATCCGGTCGGCCGTCACGGACGCCGAACGGGAGATCCGCTTCGACCCCGCGGCCAAGCCCGGGGTGTCGAACCTGCTGACGATCTTCTCGGCGCTGTCGGGGCGGACCGTCCAGTCGCTCGAGGCCGACTACGAGGGCAAGGGGTACGGGGACCTCAAGAAGGACCTCGCGGACGTCGTGGTGGATTTCCTCACCCCGTTCCAGGAGCGGGTGCGGCACTACCTCGCCGACCCGACGGCGCTCGACGACGTCCTCGCCGACGGTGCGGCACGCGCCCGTGAGCTGGCGACCCCCACGCTCGAGCGGGTCTACGACCGGTCGGGTCTGCTCCCCGCGCGCCGGGTCCGGGCGTGA
- a CDS encoding Sec-independent protein translocase TatB, producing MFGINGGELLILLLVAAVVVGPERLPSYAEQLAGWVRRLRDLARDTKERVDVELGEADVDWAALDPRRYDPRRIVREALLDDAPPHTPSRPAVPRPGRVRTAAAAAPAGAFAGPVAAAADAPAPFDDEAT from the coding sequence GTGTTCGGGATCAACGGCGGCGAGCTGCTCATCCTGCTGCTCGTCGCCGCCGTCGTCGTCGGCCCCGAGCGGCTGCCCTCGTACGCCGAGCAGCTCGCCGGATGGGTGCGGCGGCTGCGTGACCTCGCCCGCGACACCAAGGAACGTGTCGACGTCGAGCTCGGTGAGGCGGACGTGGACTGGGCGGCGCTCGACCCCCGCCGGTACGACCCGCGCCGTATCGTGCGCGAGGCGCTGCTCGACGACGCACCACCGCACACCCCGTCGCGCCCGGCGGTGCCGCGTCCCGGGAGGGTCAGGACAGCGGCAGCCGCCGCGCCGGCCGGCGCGTTCGCCGGACCGGTGGCTGCGGCAGCAGACGCACCCGCACCGTTCGACGACGAGGCGACCTGA
- a CDS encoding S1C family serine protease, whose amino-acid sequence MPQAAPVPLFAAPSSYRRTAEDQDVAPAGPSREAGPAPAASFARPGAPRLTGAPTSGPDAPAVEAASVAPAPARPTGRRRRRTLSAAWVAPLVALSVAAGFLGGLLGDRVLPDDGRRSDAGLPVVPAPAARVDREPESVAGIAAGVLPSVVSLEVTTAEGAGSGSGFILRQDGYVLTNNHVVEGATGGSIVVQFADGTELPGTVVGATGDYDLAVVKVEATGLTPAALGDSDTVVVGDPVVAIGAPLGLVGTVTSGIVSALNRPVVAGDGSDTAFINAIQTDAAINPGNSGGPLVNAQGQVVGVNSAIAQLPGRLTGVGSIGLGFAIPSNQARRTAEQLIETGTATYPVIGVALEPGYTGEGVQVAVENGSRTPAVTPDGPADLAGIRRGDVILSIDGRPVTASEELIVTIRAREVGDTVVLRVRTGEDERDVRVQLQAAPD is encoded by the coding sequence GTGCCGCAGGCCGCCCCGGTCCCGTTGTTCGCCGCCCCCTCGTCGTACCGCCGCACCGCGGAGGACCAGGACGTCGCACCCGCCGGCCCGTCCCGTGAGGCGGGCCCCGCGCCGGCCGCGTCGTTCGCCCGCCCGGGGGCGCCGCGCCTGACCGGTGCCCCGACCTCCGGACCGGACGCGCCGGCCGTCGAGGCCGCGTCCGTGGCGCCCGCGCCCGCTCGTCCGACGGGCCGCCGCCGACGGCGCACGCTGTCGGCCGCCTGGGTCGCGCCGCTCGTCGCCCTGTCGGTCGCCGCCGGGTTCCTCGGGGGACTGCTGGGGGACCGGGTGCTGCCGGACGACGGGCGCCGCTCGGACGCGGGCCTGCCGGTCGTCCCTGCCCCGGCCGCACGCGTCGACCGGGAACCCGAGTCCGTGGCGGGCATCGCCGCCGGGGTCCTGCCGAGCGTCGTGTCGCTCGAGGTGACGACCGCCGAGGGCGCCGGCTCGGGCTCCGGCTTCATCCTGCGGCAGGACGGGTACGTGCTCACCAACAACCACGTCGTCGAAGGTGCCACCGGCGGGTCGATCGTCGTGCAGTTCGCCGACGGGACCGAGCTGCCCGGCACGGTCGTCGGTGCGACCGGCGACTACGACCTGGCGGTGGTCAAGGTCGAGGCCACGGGCCTGACGCCCGCGGCGCTGGGTGACTCGGACACGGTCGTCGTCGGCGACCCGGTCGTCGCGATCGGTGCGCCCCTGGGCCTCGTCGGCACCGTGACGAGCGGCATCGTCAGCGCGCTCAACCGACCCGTCGTGGCCGGCGACGGGAGCGACACCGCGTTCATCAACGCGATCCAGACCGACGCGGCGATCAACCCCGGCAACTCGGGCGGCCCGCTGGTCAACGCGCAGGGTCAGGTCGTGGGGGTCAACTCCGCCATCGCCCAGCTGCCCGGGAGGCTCACCGGCGTCGGCAGCATCGGGCTGGGCTTCGCGATCCCGTCGAACCAGGCGCGCCGCACGGCCGAGCAGCTCATCGAGACCGGCACGGCCACGTACCCCGTCATCGGCGTGGCCCTCGAGCCCGGGTACACCGGCGAGGGCGTGCAGGTCGCGGTGGAGAACGGCTCGAGGACGCCGGCGGTCACCCCGGACGGCCCGGCCGACCTGGCGGGGATCCGTCGGGGTGACGTGATCCTGTCCATCGACGGCCGCCCGGTGACGGCGTCGGAGGAGCTGATCGTCACCATCCGTGCGCGCGAGGTCGGCGACACCGTGGTGCTGCGGGTCCGCACGGGTGAGGACGAGCGTGACGTCCGCGTGCAGCTCCAGGCGGCGCCGGACTGA
- a CDS encoding YihY/virulence factor BrkB family protein, translating into MERRTTRHERTVVAPPAGAGAAHVRATEGAPDPGAGPRWKPGFPGLVQRAQALVAWWQQTRVARANARFGQAGGGLLTGGLAYTALFSVFAGLTIGYTAFMAVLGGNAELRETVLRTVGESLPGLVDTGDGTGVLKPDDLVLSPGLSIASVVAVGVLVFSAISASAALRTAVRAMFGAHDAVTLVAGKLRELGGFVGFALAVLLSAVLGLAATTAADWLLDAVGWSDGSGVVVRVVGIAVAFVVDAAVFVMVVRVLAGQTPPRRDLLGGAAIAATGLGVVRLLGTSVVAGTVQRNPVLASFAVIVVLLLWTNVIARIVLLAAAWTADPPAPEAVQETPGDVS; encoded by the coding sequence ATGGAGCGTCGCACCACCCGGCACGAGAGAACCGTCGTGGCACCGCCGGCGGGTGCGGGCGCAGCGCACGTGCGCGCGACCGAGGGCGCGCCGGACCCGGGGGCCGGACCCCGGTGGAAGCCCGGCTTCCCCGGCCTCGTCCAGCGCGCGCAGGCGCTCGTGGCCTGGTGGCAGCAGACCCGCGTGGCGCGCGCCAACGCGCGGTTCGGGCAGGCGGGCGGCGGCCTGCTCACCGGTGGCCTCGCGTACACCGCGCTGTTCTCGGTCTTCGCGGGCCTCACCATCGGCTACACCGCGTTCATGGCGGTGCTCGGTGGCAACGCCGAGCTGCGCGAGACCGTGCTGCGCACGGTCGGGGAGTCCCTGCCCGGGCTCGTCGACACCGGGGACGGCACCGGCGTGCTCAAGCCGGACGACCTGGTCCTGAGCCCCGGCCTGAGCATCGCGAGCGTCGTGGCGGTGGGCGTCCTGGTCTTCAGTGCGATCTCGGCGAGCGCGGCGCTGCGCACCGCCGTGCGCGCCATGTTCGGTGCGCACGACGCGGTCACGCTCGTCGCCGGCAAGCTGCGCGAGCTCGGTGGGTTCGTCGGCTTCGCGCTCGCGGTGCTCCTGTCGGCCGTGCTCGGCCTCGCGGCGACGACGGCGGCCGACTGGCTGCTGGACGCGGTGGGCTGGTCGGACGGGTCCGGGGTGGTCGTCCGGGTCGTCGGCATCGCCGTCGCGTTCGTCGTCGACGCCGCCGTCTTCGTGATGGTGGTGCGGGTCCTCGCCGGCCAGACGCCCCCGCGCAGGGACCTGCTGGGAGGCGCGGCGATCGCCGCGACAGGGCTGGGTGTCGTCCGGTTGCTGGGGACGTCCGTCGTCGCCGGGACCGTGCAGCGCAACCCGGTGCTCGCGTCCTTCGCGGTGATCGTCGTCCTGCTGCTGTGGACCAACGTCATCGCGCGGATCGTCCTGCTCGCCGCGGCCTGGACCGCCGACCCGCCGGCGCCCGAGGCGGTGCAGGAGACCCCTGGCGACGTGTCCTGA
- a CDS encoding succinate dehydrogenase iron-sulfur subunit, producing the protein MTTTVDAPASEVGAVPSFQVTLKIRRFLPADEDMPAFGEAFVAEPRWDEFTVEVHGTDRVLDALHKIKWEHDGSLTFRRSCAHGICGSDAMRINGRNRLACKTLLKDLDPSKPITVEPIKGLPVVKDLVVDMEPFFASYREIMPFLITTGTEPTKERLQSPTQRERFDDTTKCILCAACTSSCPVFWTDGQYFGPAAIVNAHRFIFDSRDEGGTQRLEILNDKEGVWRCRTTFNCTEACPRGIEVTKAIQEVKRAMITRAF; encoded by the coding sequence ATGACCACCACCGTGGACGCACCCGCAAGCGAGGTCGGCGCCGTGCCGTCCTTCCAGGTCACGCTGAAGATCCGGCGGTTCCTGCCGGCGGACGAGGACATGCCGGCGTTCGGCGAGGCCTTCGTCGCGGAGCCGCGCTGGGACGAGTTCACGGTCGAGGTCCACGGCACCGACCGCGTGCTCGACGCGCTGCACAAGATCAAGTGGGAGCACGACGGCTCGCTGACGTTCCGCCGCTCGTGCGCCCACGGCATCTGCGGGTCCGACGCCATGCGGATCAACGGCCGCAACCGGCTCGCGTGCAAGACGCTCCTCAAGGACCTCGACCCGTCCAAGCCGATCACGGTCGAGCCCATCAAGGGCCTGCCGGTGGTCAAGGACCTGGTCGTCGACATGGAGCCGTTCTTCGCCTCCTACCGCGAGATCATGCCGTTCCTCATCACCACGGGCACCGAGCCGACCAAGGAGCGCCTGCAGTCCCCGACGCAGCGCGAGCGGTTCGACGACACCACGAAGTGCATCCTGTGCGCCGCGTGCACGTCGTCGTGCCCCGTGTTCTGGACCGACGGCCAGTACTTCGGCCCCGCGGCGATCGTCAACGCGCACCGCTTCATCTTCGACTCGCGCGACGAGGGCGGCACGCAGCGTCTGGAGATCCTCAACGACAAGGAGGGCGTGTGGCGCTGCCGCACGACCTTCAACTGCACCGAGGCCTGCCCGCGCGGCATCGAGGTGACGAAGGCGATCCAGGAGGTCAAGCGCGCGATGATCACGCGCGCCTTCTGA
- a CDS encoding 2'-5' RNA ligase family protein, with protein MRLPRAGAGEIVVGVAIAVPEPFCGQLHDARVRLGDPEGRNVVPHVTLIGPTPVAEDRLDELDAHLARTVAGHRPFRVQLRGTDTFRPVSPVVFVALTEGEEQCAALEAAVRSGPLQVEAHFPYHPHVTVAHDVDDEALDTAQAEMASYEAGFDVTHVHRFVHDGTAWRPAQRFVLGAVGALADAAGQDHP; from the coding sequence GTGAGGCTCCCGCGGGCGGGTGCGGGGGAGATCGTCGTCGGGGTCGCCATCGCGGTCCCGGAGCCGTTCTGCGGCCAGCTGCACGACGCGCGGGTACGGCTCGGGGATCCCGAGGGCCGCAACGTCGTGCCGCACGTGACCCTCATCGGGCCGACCCCCGTCGCGGAGGACCGGCTCGACGAGCTCGACGCGCACCTCGCGCGCACGGTCGCCGGTCACCGCCCCTTCCGCGTGCAGCTGCGCGGCACGGACACCTTCCGCCCGGTCTCGCCCGTCGTGTTCGTGGCGCTCACCGAGGGTGAGGAGCAGTGCGCCGCGCTGGAGGCGGCGGTGCGCTCCGGCCCTCTGCAGGTCGAGGCGCACTTCCCGTACCACCCGCACGTCACCGTCGCGCACGACGTCGACGACGAGGCGCTCGACACGGCACAGGCCGAGATGGCGTCGTACGAGGCCGGGTTCGACGTCACGCACGTGCACCGGTTCGTCCACGACGGCACGGCGTGGCGTCCGGCGCAGCGGTTCGTGCTCGGCGCCGTCGGGGCCCTCGCGGATGCCGCCGGACAGGACCACCCGTAG
- a CDS encoding phosphotransferase yields MPVDDLTSLLATLPRYVEPEPPAPEVRLPGGNVGGAVRAGGTVRRPVGPWTPAVHALLAHLRARGLDGVPAPLGIDALGREVLEHLPGEVVDLAEVTDARLASGAAWLARYHAAVADLRPGRVRWRFEERDLAPGEIVCHHDATMYNMLVARPGADQIVGVVDWDVAGPGVPLDDLAMLAWSGVPFYADPGPARGAHRLRVLADAYGREAAASGAAAPSAVDVAHHVVSRMAASTDRIAAGQEAGDEGMLNLLKVGEPDRTRAQLRDYVDRLPALLAALTPTG; encoded by the coding sequence GTGCCCGTCGACGACCTGACCTCGCTGCTCGCCACGCTCCCCCGCTACGTCGAGCCCGAGCCGCCCGCACCCGAGGTGCGGCTGCCCGGCGGCAACGTGGGCGGCGCGGTGCGGGCCGGGGGCACGGTGCGCCGTCCGGTAGGCCCGTGGACGCCGGCCGTGCACGCGCTGCTCGCCCACCTGCGTGCGCGCGGCCTCGACGGCGTGCCGGCGCCGTTGGGCATCGACGCGCTGGGACGCGAGGTGCTCGAGCACCTGCCCGGTGAGGTCGTCGACCTCGCCGAGGTCACCGACGCGCGGCTGGCGTCGGGCGCGGCATGGCTCGCCCGGTACCACGCGGCCGTCGCCGACCTGCGTCCCGGTCGCGTGCGGTGGCGCTTCGAGGAGCGCGACCTGGCCCCCGGGGAGATCGTGTGCCACCACGACGCCACGATGTACAACATGCTGGTCGCCCGGCCGGGCGCGGACCAGATCGTCGGAGTCGTGGACTGGGACGTCGCCGGGCCGGGCGTGCCGCTGGACGACCTCGCGATGCTCGCCTGGAGCGGGGTCCCCTTCTACGCCGACCCCGGCCCCGCGCGCGGCGCGCACCGCCTGCGCGTGCTCGCCGACGCCTACGGGCGCGAGGCGGCGGCGTCGGGCGCGGCGGCACCGTCCGCGGTGGACGTCGCGCACCACGTCGTGAGCCGCATGGCCGCCTCGACCGACCGGATCGCCGCGGGCCAGGAGGCCGGCGACGAGGGCATGCTCAACCTGCTGAAGGTGGGCGAGCCCGACCGCACGCGTGCACAGCTGCGCGACTACGTCGACCGGCTGCCCGCCCTGCTCGCGGCCCTGACGCCCACGGGCTGA